In the genome of Limisphaerales bacterium, one region contains:
- a CDS encoding PhzF family phenazine biosynthesis protein translates to MSVPLYIVDAFASGPFTGNPAAVCLLETSGNAGWMQSVAAEMNLSETAFLVPRKDGFDLRWFTPVTEVDLCGHATLASAHVLWETERLPGNEPARFHTRSGVLTATRAGNWIEMDFPATPPEPIEPPPGLSDLLGSVPRYVGRTPFDLFVELTDEEELHELSPDFAALSELPVRGFIVTTRSADDQYDFLSRFFAPAAGINEDPVTGSAHCALAPYWAEQLSKANMTAYQASRRGGVVDMELAGDRVKLRGQAVTMLRGDLV, encoded by the coding sequence TTGAGCGTTCCCCTTTACATCGTCGATGCCTTTGCGTCCGGGCCGTTCACCGGTAATCCCGCGGCAGTGTGCCTGCTGGAAACTTCAGGGAACGCTGGCTGGATGCAGTCGGTCGCAGCCGAGATGAACCTGTCCGAAACGGCGTTCCTCGTGCCGCGGAAGGACGGGTTTGATCTGCGGTGGTTCACGCCCGTCACCGAAGTGGATTTATGCGGCCATGCCACGCTCGCCAGCGCCCATGTACTGTGGGAAACGGAGCGGTTGCCCGGGAATGAACCCGCCCGGTTTCACACCCGCAGTGGAGTGCTTACCGCCACGCGGGCCGGCAATTGGATTGAGATGGATTTCCCCGCCACGCCGCCTGAACCCATCGAGCCACCACCGGGCTTGTCCGATCTGCTCGGTAGCGTACCGCGCTACGTCGGGCGCACGCCGTTTGACCTGTTCGTGGAATTGACCGATGAAGAGGAACTGCACGAATTATCGCCGGACTTCGCCGCCCTGAGCGAACTGCCCGTGCGCGGGTTCATCGTCACCACGCGCAGCGCGGATGATCAATATGATTTCCTCTCTCGCTTCTTCGCCCCCGCCGCGGGCATCAACGAAGATCCCGTCACCGGCTCCGCGCATTGCGCTCTCGCTCCCTACTGGGCGGAACAACTCAGCAAAGCCAACATGACCGCCTACCAAGCTTCACGTCGCGGCGGTGTGGTGGACATGGAACTGGCTGGCGATCGCGTGAAACTGCGCGGCCAAGCGGTGACCATGTTGCGCGGGGACTTGGTTTAA
- a CDS encoding ABC transporter permease yields the protein MRTRDLIHDVFLNLTRKKMRTALTMVGVIIGALAVVTTVSLGHGLSFFLDQQVRAVTNPLTVEAWPKKGGSPNRAARGMFKNIGKAPQEIKEDKKDEFFGTLKIQTIDNETVEQMRQIDGVERVQPKVFVLARSVQLDDDAREFDTIVVPWIDAGAQVLSSGPGFSSIDARECIISEAYLESMGFERPGQLMGRMVTIRVTEHPMFALVGRGGLDSSALEKIQRIATLLKDPPKNRVRMVFNLFFLLRDLANSEELKAMAEPEGEPVEFRAKVVGISKKGLLTNIVYVPDGFAMQMGRVLFNNEEMYTEKNWGMGMVLLAKSKEDVPRVKAAVKELGFRAHTMEDLIGKLHEFFATLQNIMILFGSIAFFVATFSIVNTLLMAVVERKREIGVLQALGATRAHILKMFACEAAAIGLLGGLLGGLFGWAMAQVGNTFSHYKWSHIIGSADLFVMPGWLFPALLLFTTLLGLAAGVYPAWRASRLDPVAALRYE from the coding sequence ATGAGGACGCGCGATCTGATCCACGACGTGTTCCTGAATCTCACGCGCAAAAAAATGCGCACGGCGCTCACGATGGTGGGCGTGATTATCGGCGCGCTGGCGGTGGTGACCACGGTTTCGCTGGGGCACGGCCTTTCGTTTTTTCTCGATCAACAAGTGCGTGCGGTGACCAACCCGCTCACGGTGGAGGCGTGGCCCAAGAAAGGCGGCAGCCCCAATCGCGCCGCCCGCGGTATGTTCAAAAACATCGGCAAAGCGCCGCAGGAAATTAAAGAGGACAAGAAGGACGAATTTTTTGGCACACTGAAAATTCAAACTATCGACAATGAAACGGTGGAGCAAATGCGCCAGATCGACGGCGTGGAACGCGTGCAACCCAAGGTGTTTGTGCTGGCGCGCTCGGTGCAACTCGACGACGACGCGAGGGAGTTTGACACCATCGTCGTGCCGTGGATCGATGCCGGCGCGCAAGTGCTTTCTAGCGGCCCGGGCTTTTCGTCCATCGACGCGCGGGAGTGCATCATCTCCGAGGCGTATCTGGAGTCGATGGGGTTCGAACGCCCCGGCCAATTGATGGGCCGCATGGTAACCATCCGCGTGACGGAACATCCCATGTTTGCGCTGGTAGGACGCGGCGGATTGGATTCGTCTGCACTGGAAAAAATTCAGCGCATCGCCACGCTGTTGAAAGACCCTCCCAAGAACCGCGTACGGATGGTATTCAACCTGTTTTTTCTGCTGCGCGACCTCGCCAACTCTGAGGAACTCAAGGCAATGGCCGAACCCGAAGGCGAGCCGGTGGAGTTCCGCGCCAAAGTGGTGGGCATTTCCAAAAAAGGTTTACTCACCAACATCGTCTATGTCCCCGACGGTTTCGCGATGCAAATGGGCCGTGTGCTATTTAATAACGAAGAAATGTACACTGAAAAAAACTGGGGCATGGGGATGGTGCTGCTGGCCAAAAGCAAGGAAGACGTGCCGCGCGTGAAAGCCGCCGTGAAGGAATTGGGGTTCCGCGCGCACACGATGGAGGATCTCATCGGCAAACTTCACGAGTTCTTTGCCACGCTGCAAAACATCATGATCCTCTTCGGCAGCATCGCGTTTTTTGTCGCCACGTTTTCCATCGTCAATACGCTGCTGATGGCTGTGGTGGAGCGCAAGCGCGAGATCGGCGTGCTGCAAGCACTCGGCGCCACGCGTGCGCACATCCTGAAAATGTTCGCCTGCGAGGCCGCCGCCATCGGGTTGCTCGGCGGATTGCTCGGCGGCCTATTCGGTTGGGCAATGGCCCAAGTCGGCAACACCTTTTCACATTACAAATGGAGCCACATCATTGGCTCGGCGGATTTATTTGTAATGCCTGGCTGGCTCTTTCCCGCACTGCTCCTCTTCACCACGCTGCTCGGCCTCGCCGCGGGCGTATACCCCGCATGGCGTGCGTCACGGCTCGATCCCGTGGCGGCGTTGCGGTATGAGTAA
- a CDS encoding ABC transporter ATP-binding protein: MAAIEAENLTRIYQVGDEEVRALDGLSLSVPEGELAAVVGPSGSGKSTLLALLGGLDTATAGRVSVHSEALEKKSADELAAYRRDSVGFIFQDFFLLGHLTAEENVEVPLKLAGMERTERLARARELIELVGLGHRGGHLPNQLSGGERQRVAIARALSNRPKLVLADEPTGNLDEKTGHEITDMLVQLNAEHQIAMLLVTHNLEVADRAQRQFRLGSGKLIEETVKP, translated from the coding sequence ATGGCAGCCATTGAGGCGGAAAATTTGACGCGCATTTATCAAGTGGGCGATGAAGAGGTGCGGGCTTTGGATGGCTTGAGCCTTTCGGTTCCCGAGGGTGAACTGGCGGCGGTGGTGGGGCCGAGCGGTTCGGGCAAGTCCACGCTGCTGGCGCTGTTGGGTGGGCTGGACACGGCCACGGCGGGGCGCGTGAGTGTGCACAGTGAGGCATTGGAGAAGAAATCTGCCGATGAGCTGGCGGCGTATCGGCGCGATTCGGTGGGGTTTATTTTTCAGGATTTCTTTTTATTGGGCCATCTCACGGCGGAGGAAAATGTGGAGGTGCCGCTCAAGCTCGCCGGAATGGAACGCACCGAACGCCTCGCCCGCGCGCGGGAATTGATCGAGCTTGTGGGGCTCGGCCATCGCGGCGGGCATTTGCCCAATCAACTTTCCGGCGGCGAACGCCAGCGGGTGGCGATTGCACGTGCGCTTTCCAATCGGCCCAAGCTGGTGCTGGCAGATGAGCCCACGGGCAATCTCGACGAAAAGACCGGACACGAAATTACCGATATGCTGGTGCAACTCAATGCGGAGCATCAGATCGCAATGCTGTTGGTGACGCATAATTTGGAGGTGGCCGATCGAGCGCAACGACAGTTCCGCCTCGGCAGCGGGAAATTAATTGAGGAGACGGTGAAGCCATGA